Proteins found in one Gemmatimonadota bacterium genomic segment:
- a CDS encoding phytanoyl-CoA dioxygenase family protein, producing the protein MTLTSDEVAHFSTHGYVVRPGFFTDRETRALQAEIDRLMEDGALRNVATEGDGKTTSTTQRNLQLCPMYRHSDLFRALPFQPDVAGAISQLIGDPFILHLDQVFLKPGGDGMGTHWHQDNAYFKIRDPLMGTAMWIAVHDATVENGTMQVIPGSYRTPYEHSRDPYSDHHIRCYPPEEQADTIELKAGGALFFCYGTAHCTGHNRTDRSRAGIAFHFLRADYAPEQLIADGRDYRPYVTGPRATGGVAEYGVRVDGTWESEVEKALGGVTI; encoded by the coding sequence ATGACTTTGACAAGCGACGAAGTCGCCCATTTCAGCACCCACGGCTACGTGGTCAGACCGGGATTCTTCACGGACCGGGAGACCCGGGCCCTCCAGGCCGAGATCGATCGTCTCATGGAAGACGGCGCCCTGCGCAACGTCGCCACGGAGGGCGACGGGAAGACGACGTCCACCACGCAGCGCAATCTGCAACTGTGCCCGATGTACCGGCACAGCGACCTGTTCAGGGCTCTTCCGTTCCAGCCCGACGTGGCCGGTGCCATCTCCCAGTTAATCGGAGATCCCTTTATTCTTCACCTGGACCAGGTCTTTCTCAAGCCGGGCGGAGACGGCATGGGCACCCACTGGCACCAGGATAACGCCTATTTCAAGATCCGCGATCCGCTCATGGGAACGGCCATGTGGATCGCCGTGCACGACGCCACCGTCGAGAACGGCACCATGCAGGTGATTCCCGGCAGTTACCGGACACCCTACGAGCACAGCCGGGACCCCTACAGCGATCACCACATCCGCTGCTATCCGCCGGAGGAACAGGCGGACACCATCGAACTGAAAGCGGGCGGCGCCCTGTTCTTCTGCTACGGCACCGCGCACTGCACCGGCCACAACCGGACGGACCGGTCCCGCGCGGGCATCGCCTTCCACTTTCTGCGCGCGGACTACGCGCCGGAGCAACTCATCGCGGACGGCCGCGACTACCGGCCCTATGTCACCGGACCACGGGCGACGGGAGGGGTGGCGGAGTACGGCGTTCGCGTGGACGGCACGTGGGAATCCGAAGTGGAGAAGGCACTGGGAGGTGTTACAATATGA